From Chryseobacterium camelliae:
ATTGTCCTGCCAAGCCGTTAATTTTGGTTTAAAGGTCTAACTAAAAATAACTACATGGAAATCAATCAGATTTATATTAACCTTGCTGTGAAAAACGTTCAGGAAACAAAGGAATTCTGGACAAAGCTGGGTTTTACCGCCGACGAACAGATGTCAAATGAAAAGGGTGTATGTATTGTGATGAAACAGGGGCAGATATCGGTTATGTTTCTTCAGGAAGACTATTTCCGCACTTTTTCGGAAAAGCCTGTTCCGGAAGCCGGGACAATACAGGTGCTTCTTGCTTTAGGCCTGAACAGCCGTGAGGAGGTGGACCGGATGGTAGCTACCGCGGTAAAAAATGGATCTTCCCAACATGAAGAGCCTCAGGATTACAACGGGATGTACCAGAACTCTTTCTGGGATATCAATGGCTATGGCTGGAACATCATCTATGTTGATTCTCCAAAGCTCCCGGAATAATCAATCATCATTAGACAAGCCTGCAAACTCATAACTCATAACTTCAAACCTATGCCTAAACTTAATCCGTACCTAAATTTTGACGGAAAAGCAGAAGAAGCTTTTCATTTTTACAAATCCGTCTTCGGAGGGGAATTCCTGGGAGAAATTTACAAAATGGGAAATGCCCCCGGAACGGAAAGCCTTTCTGAAGAAGAGAAAAACCGCGTTATGCACATTGCACTTCCGATAGGAGATGATCTCCTCATGGCATCTGATATTGTTCCGGGTTTCGGACAGAAGCTGAATATCGGAAACAGCAATTATGTATCTGTTTTTCCCGATTCAAGGGACGAAGCAGACCGGATCTTCCATGCTCTTTCAGAGGGAGGAACCATTGAGATGCCTATTGAAGACCAGTGCTGGGGAGACTATTTCGGAAGCTTCCAGGACCGTTACGGAATATATTGGATGATCAATTATAATGAATCCTATCCAAAATAGTCTTACCTTTAAATCAGTTAAGTGGTATCCATGTTGTGGGTACCTTTTTTACACCATTTCTTAAATCGATATTATGGAATCTATCACCCTTGAAATTACTATTCTTGCTTCTGCAGAGAAAGTCTGGCAGTATTTTAACAGTCCGGAACATATTATCCGCTGGAATTTTGCGGATGAAACCTGGCATTGTCCGGAAGCGGAAAACAACCTGAAGGAAGGCGGAACTTTCAGGTACCGCATGGAAGCAAAAAACGGCAGCTTCGGATTTGACTTTCAGGGAACATACGATGAAATTGTTCCTGAACACAGGATAAAATACCATCTGGATGACGGCCGAAAAGTGAAAGTTCTTTTCGAGCAGATCGATGCCCATACCACAAAGCTTATCCAGACTTTCGAGCCTGAAAATCAAAATCCCATACAGATGCAGCGGGAC
This genomic window contains:
- a CDS encoding VOC family protein produces the protein MEINQIYINLAVKNVQETKEFWTKLGFTADEQMSNEKGVCIVMKQGQISVMFLQEDYFRTFSEKPVPEAGTIQVLLALGLNSREEVDRMVATAVKNGSSQHEEPQDYNGMYQNSFWDINGYGWNIIYVDSPKLPE
- a CDS encoding VOC family protein, which encodes MPKLNPYLNFDGKAEEAFHFYKSVFGGEFLGEIYKMGNAPGTESLSEEEKNRVMHIALPIGDDLLMASDIVPGFGQKLNIGNSNYVSVFPDSRDEADRIFHALSEGGTIEMPIEDQCWGDYFGSFQDRYGIYWMINYNESYPK
- a CDS encoding SRPBCC family protein, which produces MESITLEITILASAEKVWQYFNSPEHIIRWNFADETWHCPEAENNLKEGGTFRYRMEAKNGSFGFDFQGTYDEIVPEHRIKYHLDDGRKVKVLFEQIDAHTTKLIQTFEPENQNPIQMQRDGWYAIMNNFHKYVEENA